From the Malus domestica chromosome 17, GDT2T_hap1 genome, one window contains:
- the LOC103405877 gene encoding serine hydroxymethyltransferase 3, chloroplastic-like isoform X1, producing the protein MQACGGAAVMGSLQQPSWTKGTIFSNKGLTGSGFSHQLKLKCVKPIRSSSYIEGSLVTGRPSSSVTVPLPEIGGNGSSFVDNGLSEADPEVRAIIDMEKQRQFKSLELIASENFTYRAVMEAVGSCLTNKYSEGLPGKRYYGGNEHIDELETLCQKRALDAFHLDGKKWGVNVQPLSGSPANFEVYTAILKPHDRLMGLDLSHGGHLSHGFMTPKRRVSGTSIYFESMSYRLNESTGLVDYDKLEEMADRFKPKLIIAGASAYPRDFDYPRMRKIADSVGAFLMMDMAHISGLVAASVLANPFDYCDIVTTTTHKSLRGPRGGMIFFKKETVLGVDLETAINNAVFPGLQGGPHNHTIGGLAVCLKYAQSPEFKAYQNQVVSNCRALASRLTELGYKLVSGGSDNHLVLVDLRPLGIDGARVEKILDMASITLNKNSVPGDKSAVVPGGIRIGSPAMTTRGFTEKEFVAVADYIHEGVQITIDAKRAASGSKLQDFMKFVASPEFSLKDRVSDLQRRVEALTTQFPLPGV; encoded by the exons ATGCAGGCTTGTGGAGGAGCTGCAGTGATGGGTTCTCTTCAACAACCCTCTTGGACCAAAGGaacaattttttcaaacaaGGGGCTTACTGGCAGTGGATTTTCCCATCAACTAAAGCTCAAATGTGTGAAGCCCATTAGATCATCTTCTTACATAGAAGGAAGCTTGGTTACTGGAAGACCATCCTCTTCTGTCACTGTACCTTTGCCTGAAATTGGTG GTAATGGAAGCAGTTTTGTAGACAACGGATTAAGTGAGGCTGACCCTGAGGTGCGTGCTATTATTGATATGGAGAAGCAGCGACAGTTCAAGAGTCTTGAGCTTATTGCCTCAGAAAATTTTACTTATAGAGCAGTGATGGAGGCAGTTGGCTCATGTCTAACAAACAAGTATTCAGAAGGTTTACCAGGTAAAAG GTACTATGGTGGCAATGAGCATATTGATGAGCTTGAAACACTTTGCCAAAAGAGGGCTCTTGATGCGTTTCACTTAGATGGAAAGAAGTGGGGTGTTAATGTTCAACCATTATCTGGTTCTCCTGCTAATTTCGAGGTTTATACCGCAATTCTTAAACCTCATGATCGTCTCATG GGTTTGGACTTGTCTCACGGAGGACATTTGTCTCATGGTTTCATGACTCCTAAAAGACGGGTGTCAGGCACGTCCATTTATTTTGAGTCCATGTCATATCGACTCAATGAATCCACAG GTCTGGTTGATTACGACAAGCTTGAGGAAATGGCTGACCGATTTAAACCAAAACTCATTATTGCCGGGGCTAGTGCTTATCCTCGAGATTTTGACTATCCTCGCATGAGGAAG ATTGCGGATTCGGTCGGTGCTTTTCTTATGATGGATATGGCTCACATAAGTGGGCTTGTTGCTGCTTCTGTGCTTGCAAATCCCTTTGACTACTGCGACATTGTGACAACAACAACACACAAG TCTTTAAGAGGTCCAAGAGGTGGGATGATCTTCTTCAAGAAGGAGACGGTTCTCGGGGTTGATTTAGAAACTGCCATCAACAATGCTGTTTTCCCAGGTTTACAG GGTGGTCCTCATAACCACACTATTGGGGGCCTTGCAGTTTGCTTGAAGTATGCACAGTCCCCAGAATTTAAGGCTTACCAGAACCAG GTGGTGTCTAATTGCAGGGCTCTTGCTAGCCGATTAACTGAACTTGGATACAAACTAGTTTCTGGTGGAAGTGATAACCATCTGGTTCTTGTGGATCTCCGGCCTTTA GGTATCGATGGAGCTCGAGTGGAGAAAATTCTTGACATGGCTTCTATCACCCTTAACAAGAACTCAGTACCTG GTGATAAAAGTGCTGTAGTGCCCGGTGGCATTCGCATTGGATCACCTGCCATGACGACAAGAGGATTCACTGAGAAAGAATTTGTAGCTGTTGCAGACTACATTCATGAGGGTGTGCAGATAACGATTGATGCTAAACGCGCAGCCTCAGGATCAAAGCTCCAAGATTTTATGAAGTTTGTAGCTTCCCCTGAATTCTCCCTAAAGGACCGAGTGTCAGATCTGCAGAGAAGAGTTGAGGCCCTTACCACCCAGTTCCCATTGCCTGGAGTATAA
- the LOC103405877 gene encoding serine hydroxymethyltransferase 3, chloroplastic-like isoform X2, with translation MQACGGAAVMGSLQQPSWTKGTIFSNKGLTGSGFSHQLKLKCVKPIRSSSYIEGSLVTGRPSSSVTVPLPEIGNGSSFVDNGLSEADPEVRAIIDMEKQRQFKSLELIASENFTYRAVMEAVGSCLTNKYSEGLPGKRYYGGNEHIDELETLCQKRALDAFHLDGKKWGVNVQPLSGSPANFEVYTAILKPHDRLMGLDLSHGGHLSHGFMTPKRRVSGTSIYFESMSYRLNESTGLVDYDKLEEMADRFKPKLIIAGASAYPRDFDYPRMRKIADSVGAFLMMDMAHISGLVAASVLANPFDYCDIVTTTTHKSLRGPRGGMIFFKKETVLGVDLETAINNAVFPGLQGGPHNHTIGGLAVCLKYAQSPEFKAYQNQVVSNCRALASRLTELGYKLVSGGSDNHLVLVDLRPLGIDGARVEKILDMASITLNKNSVPGDKSAVVPGGIRIGSPAMTTRGFTEKEFVAVADYIHEGVQITIDAKRAASGSKLQDFMKFVASPEFSLKDRVSDLQRRVEALTTQFPLPGV, from the exons ATGCAGGCTTGTGGAGGAGCTGCAGTGATGGGTTCTCTTCAACAACCCTCTTGGACCAAAGGaacaattttttcaaacaaGGGGCTTACTGGCAGTGGATTTTCCCATCAACTAAAGCTCAAATGTGTGAAGCCCATTAGATCATCTTCTTACATAGAAGGAAGCTTGGTTACTGGAAGACCATCCTCTTCTGTCACTGTACCTTTGCCTGAAATTG GTAATGGAAGCAGTTTTGTAGACAACGGATTAAGTGAGGCTGACCCTGAGGTGCGTGCTATTATTGATATGGAGAAGCAGCGACAGTTCAAGAGTCTTGAGCTTATTGCCTCAGAAAATTTTACTTATAGAGCAGTGATGGAGGCAGTTGGCTCATGTCTAACAAACAAGTATTCAGAAGGTTTACCAGGTAAAAG GTACTATGGTGGCAATGAGCATATTGATGAGCTTGAAACACTTTGCCAAAAGAGGGCTCTTGATGCGTTTCACTTAGATGGAAAGAAGTGGGGTGTTAATGTTCAACCATTATCTGGTTCTCCTGCTAATTTCGAGGTTTATACCGCAATTCTTAAACCTCATGATCGTCTCATG GGTTTGGACTTGTCTCACGGAGGACATTTGTCTCATGGTTTCATGACTCCTAAAAGACGGGTGTCAGGCACGTCCATTTATTTTGAGTCCATGTCATATCGACTCAATGAATCCACAG GTCTGGTTGATTACGACAAGCTTGAGGAAATGGCTGACCGATTTAAACCAAAACTCATTATTGCCGGGGCTAGTGCTTATCCTCGAGATTTTGACTATCCTCGCATGAGGAAG ATTGCGGATTCGGTCGGTGCTTTTCTTATGATGGATATGGCTCACATAAGTGGGCTTGTTGCTGCTTCTGTGCTTGCAAATCCCTTTGACTACTGCGACATTGTGACAACAACAACACACAAG TCTTTAAGAGGTCCAAGAGGTGGGATGATCTTCTTCAAGAAGGAGACGGTTCTCGGGGTTGATTTAGAAACTGCCATCAACAATGCTGTTTTCCCAGGTTTACAG GGTGGTCCTCATAACCACACTATTGGGGGCCTTGCAGTTTGCTTGAAGTATGCACAGTCCCCAGAATTTAAGGCTTACCAGAACCAG GTGGTGTCTAATTGCAGGGCTCTTGCTAGCCGATTAACTGAACTTGGATACAAACTAGTTTCTGGTGGAAGTGATAACCATCTGGTTCTTGTGGATCTCCGGCCTTTA GGTATCGATGGAGCTCGAGTGGAGAAAATTCTTGACATGGCTTCTATCACCCTTAACAAGAACTCAGTACCTG GTGATAAAAGTGCTGTAGTGCCCGGTGGCATTCGCATTGGATCACCTGCCATGACGACAAGAGGATTCACTGAGAAAGAATTTGTAGCTGTTGCAGACTACATTCATGAGGGTGTGCAGATAACGATTGATGCTAAACGCGCAGCCTCAGGATCAAAGCTCCAAGATTTTATGAAGTTTGTAGCTTCCCCTGAATTCTCCCTAAAGGACCGAGTGTCAGATCTGCAGAGAAGAGTTGAGGCCCTTACCACCCAGTTCCCATTGCCTGGAGTATAA